A window of the Cannabis sativa cultivar Pink pepper isolate KNU-18-1 chromosome X, ASM2916894v1, whole genome shotgun sequence genome harbors these coding sequences:
- the LOC115698634 gene encoding protein ACCELERATED CELL DEATH 6, whose amino-acid sequence MASADQPNSQETNNNNVIIITRMDSKLFKAAINGEIQVFKNQLQHEQLLTPEKNTVVHVNIIATKTSTHNNTTTFLEGILEMCPQLLLQTNARGESPLHLAARYGHDLIVEFLIHRAKLLEPSDLEKAILGGVDSSEVVQHMMRLRNKELDTALHEAVRFNHLKVVRILTREDPHFTYLANEADETPLYMAVGAEYLDLVDEILNNCSSPSITGPNGRNVLHAATLTQNPGLTRKILEKLLDLTKQADKDGLIPLHHAVMSTSSNTLEIVKMLLEKDESSAYFKDKNGSTALHIAASNTFKGYKLVKEILSKCPDSYEVVDDKGRNLLHHVARTQNLSSFKLISDHFPLISNYLLNRKDNEGNTPLPHMHATSTWYPQKVDTMAYDLDYNEYNSREQILSNAKKRKIERKEKIRARIANFRESTLVAAALIATVTFTAGFTLPGGYISDDKVGHGKQQQQGSAVLRNNTAFQVFIITDTIAMVLSTTSVFVNLFLTIASFGEDAKEEFVSNYIMSMNLAIFALGFMVIAFVTGTYAVLSLSNALAITICVIGLSFFVLLFFITKSKFKRVDFTNFGKLKPVIIVG is encoded by the exons ATGGCTTCTGCTGATCAGCCTAATTCTCAggaaacaaacaacaacaatgTCATTATTATTACACGCATGGATTCCAAGCTGTTCAAAGCTgcaatcaatggagaaattcaaGTGTTCAAGAATCAACTCCAACATGAACAATTATTGACCCCAGAAAAGAACACAGTTGTCCATGTCAATATCATTGCTACAAAAACAAGTACTCATAATAATACAACAACTTTCTTGGAAGGAATACTTGAGATGTGTCCACAACTGTTATTACAAACCAATGCAAGAGGAGAGTCTCCCTTACACTTGGCAGCAAGGTACGGCCATGATCTTATTGTTGAGTTTCTTATTCATCGTGCTAAACTACTCGAACCGTCTGATCTTGAGAAGGCCATCCTTGGTGGGGTGGATAGTAGTGAGGTTGTCCAACACATGATGAGACTGAGGAACAAGGAATTGGACACTGCTTTGCATGAGGCTGTGAGGTTCAACCATCTTAAGGTTGTAAGGATTTTGACAAGAGAAGACCCTCATTTCACATATTTGGCTAATGAAGCTGATGAAACACCACTTTACATGGCTGTGGGGGCAGAGTACTTGGATTTGGTTGATGAAATACTCAACAATTGCTCCTCACCATCTATTACTGGCCCTAATGGAAGAAATGTACTCCATGCTGCAACTTTAACTCAAAATCCAg GCCTAACAAGAAAGATTTTGGAAAAGTTATTAGATTTGACAAAACAAGCAGATAAGGATGGTTTAATTCCTCTGCATCATGCTGTGATGTCCACTTCCAGTAACACTTTGGAGATTGTGAAGATGTTGTTAGAAAAAGATGAAAGCAGTGCCTATTTTAAAGATAAAAATGGCAGCACAGCTCTTCACATTGCAGCTTCTAACACTTTCAAAGGTTATAAATTAGTGAAGGAAATTCTTTCCAAGTGTCCAGATAGCTATGAAGTTGTTGATGATAAAGGCCGAAATTTGCTACACCATGTTGCAAGGACACAAAATCTTTCCTCATTCAAACTCATATCAGATCATTTTCCACTTATAAGTAATTACCTTTTAAATAGAAAGGATAATGAAGGAAATACCCCATTGCCTCATATGCATGCGACTTCAACATGGTATCCACAAAAAGTGGATACCATGGCCTATGATCTTGATTACAATGAATACAATAGTAGAGAACAAATATTGAGCAATGCCAAGAAGAGAAAGATTGAgcgaaaagaaaaaataagggCTAGAATCGCGAATTTTAGAGAGTCTACTCTAGTTGCGGCTGCATTGATTGCAACAGTAACATTCACAGCAGGATTTACATTACCGGGAGGTTACATAAGCGACGATAAGGTTGGACAtggaaaacaacaacaacaaggtAGCGCGGTTCTTAGAAATAACACAGCGTTTCAAGTGTTCATCATAACAGACACAATAGCTATGGTTCTCTCCACTACATCTGTCTTTGTCAATCTTTTCTTGACTATAGCATCTTTTGGTGAAGATGCAAAGGAGGAGTTTGTATCTAACTATATCATGTCTATGAATTTAGCAATATTTGCCTTGGGATTCATGGTGATAGCATTTGTGACTGGTACCTATGCAGTGTTGTCACTTTCCAATGCTCTTGCCATCACCATTTGTGTGATTGGATTGTCTTTCTTTGTTCTCCTTTTTTTCATTAccaaatcaaaatttaaaagggTCGATTTCACCAACTTTGGAAAGCTTAAACCCGTGATTATTGTGGGTTAA
- the LOC115698624 gene encoding DEAD-box ATP-dependent RNA helicase 39: MGGAAKTLLTISLSSNLSSFSRVSALRRFSLFRLTSPTRVFVGFRPICTATVSETDTIDPDQAIQPLKHSILLERLRVRHLKESVKPPEGKKGSPQSGGSERESGDGSQKKKKKVVESFEELGLTEEVMRAVRELGIEVPTEIQSIGIPAVLEGRSVVLGSHTGSGKTLAYMLPLVQLLRRDEELSGMQMRPRRPRAVVLCPTRELYEQVFRVAKSISHHARFRSTMVSGGGRSRPQEDSLNNATDMVVGTPGRVLQHIEEGNLVYGDIKYVVLDEADTMFDHGFGPDIRKFLAPLKHRSTKPDGQGFQTVLVTATMTKGVQTLVDEEFQGIEHLRTSSLHKKIASARHDFLKLSGTENKMEALLQVLEPSLAKGNKVMVFCNTLNSSRAVDHFLSENQISTVNYHGEVPAEQRVENLKKFKSDDGDCPTLVCTDLAARGLDLDVDHVIMFDFPSNSIDYLHRTGRTARMGAKGKVTSLVAKKNVSLANRIEEAIRKNESLESLSINSVQRDIARDKITEQKGKNERLFKIAKQGGKIKADSEKSSQSQGLKSRRSAGPAKSANSGIKLSKSVKMSSPRRGSSSSSAPRRSSSSSSSPRRGSSSSSASSPRRASSSSPSSPRKASSSGRKQLGSKRSSAEKSTSSKLNVVGFRGQSFWSNKKEPSMSR, encoded by the exons ATGGGAGGGGCAGCCAAGACTCTTCTCACCATCTCTCTATCCTCAAATCTTTCATCTTTCTCTCGCGTCTCTGCACTCAGACGCTTCTCTCTCTTCAGACTCACAAGTCCCACCAGGGTTTTTGTAGGGTTTAGGCCTATATGCACAGCCACAGTGAGCGAAACCGATACCATTGATCCCGACCAAGCCATTCAACCCCTTAAGCACTCAATACTACTCGAGAGGCTTAGAGTAAGACACCTGAAAGAATCTGTGAAACCCCCAGAAGGGAAGAAAGGGTCACCACAATCAGGTGGTAGTGAGAGGGAGAGTGGAGATGGGtcacagaagaagaagaagaaagttgTTGAGAGTTTTGAAGAATTGGGTTTGACTGAGGAGGTAATGAGAGCTGTAAGAGAGTTGGGAATTGAGGTTCCTACTGAGATTCAGAGTATTGGGATTCCTGCTGTGTTGGAAGGGAGGAGTGTTGTGTTGGGTTCTCATACTGGGTCTGGAAAGACTCTGGCTTATATGTTGCCTCTTGTTCAG TTGCTGAGACGGGATGAGGAACTATCTGGTATGCAAATGAGGCCAAGGCGTCCCCGCGCTGTTGTGTTATGTCCCACAAGAGAGTTGTACGAGCAG GTGTTCCGTGTAGCTAAGTCGATTAGCCATCATGCTCGGTTCAGGTCTACTATGGTAAGTGGTGGCGGCCGATCAAGACCACAAGAGGATTCGCTGAATAATGCAACTGATATGGTTGTTGGGACCCCAGGCAGggttcttcaacatattgagGAAGGGAATCTTGTTTATGGTGACATCAAATACgtg GTGTTGGATGAAGCAGATACCATGTTTGATCATGGTTTCGGACCTGACATTCGTAAGTTCCTCGCCCCTTTAAAACATCGCTCAACTAAACCCGACGGTCAAGGATTCCAAACTGTTTTGGTCACTGCAACAATGACAAAG GGAGTGCAAACTCTAGTTGATGAGGAGTTCCAAGGGATCGAGCATTTACGTACATCATCTTTGCATAAAAAAATTGCATCTGCTCGTCATGATTTCCTTAAACTTTCAGGCACCGAAAACAAGATGGAAGCATTATTACAG GTTCTTGAACCAAGTTTGGCAAAAGGAAACAAAGTAATGGTATTCTGTAACACACTGAATTCTAGCCGTGCTGTGGACCACTTTCTCAGTGAAAATCAGATTTCTACTGTCAATTACCATGGTgaggtgccagcagaacaaag GGTTGAAAACCTCAAAAAGTTTAAGAGTGATGATGGAGACTGCCCCACACTTGTCTGCACAGACTTGGCTGCAAGGGGACTAGACTTGGATGTAGATCATGTTATTATGTTTGATTTTCCATCCAATTCG ATTGACTACCTTCACCGAACGGGGAGAACTGCTCGAATGGGCGCAAAAG GGAAAGTAACAAGTTTAGTTGCTAAGAAGAATGTTAGTTTAGCTAACCGAATTGAGGAGGCAATAAGGAAGAATGAAAGTCTTGAATCGCTCTCCATAAATAGTGTTCAAAGAGACATCGCCAGGGATAAAATAACCGAGCAGAAGGGAAAGAATGAAAGATTGTTTAAAATTGCAAAGCAGGGAGGCAAGATAAAAGCTGATTCAGAAAAATCATCTCAGAGTCAAGGATTGAAATCCAGAAGATCAGCTGGTCCAGCTAAATCTGCAAACTCAGGTATTAAGTTATCAAAGTCGGTAAAAATGTCTAGTCCAAGAAgaggttcttcttcttcaagtgcACCAAGAAGAAGCTCTTCTTCTTCGAGTTCACCAAGACGAGGCTCTTCTTCTTCGAGTGCTAGTAGCCCAAGAagagcttcttcttcaagcCCAAGTAGCCCAAGAAAAGCTTCTTCGAGTGGAAGGAAACAATTAGGGAGTAAGAGGTCGAGTGCAGAGAAATCAACTTCTTCGAAACTAAACGTTGTCGGGTTTAGAGGACAGAGTTTTTGGTCAAATAAGAAAGAGCCATCAATGTCCAGATAA
- the LOC133032240 gene encoding uncharacterized protein LOC133032240 has product MARQLHFQHLHNTNHFQVGFAGMTFFLCAIALFKCASHSRAWRQWRACYEPDTIDDHSVQHIQHGNNRQIMDVDEDEVSVWQKNILMGGKCQLPDFSGVIIYDTNGSVMAPSKPPRLLLPWK; this is encoded by the coding sequence ATGGCTCGCCAGCTTCATTTCCAACATTTACACAACACTAATCACTTTCAAGTTGGCTTTGCCGGAATGACATTTTTTCTATGTGCTATTGCGTTGTTCAAGTGCGCTTCCCACTCCCGTGCATGGCGACAATGGAGAGCTTGCTATGAACCCGACACCATCGATGATCATAGTGTGCAACACATTCAACATGGAAACAACCGACaaatcatggatgttgatgaaGATGAAGTTTCGGTTTGGCAGAAGAACATACTAATGGGTGGGAAGTGTCAGTTACCTGATTTCTCCGGTGTCATAATTTATGACACGAATGGGAGTGTTATGGCACCGTCGAAACCTCCTCGCTTATTACTACCATGGAAGTAG